DNA sequence from the Desulfobacterales bacterium genome:
CTTAAGCTTTGTCAATTAAATTAATCTAATAAGGAGATATAAAATATTATGGCAAATTATCTTTTTACATCGGAGTCTGTAACAGAAGGGCATCCAGATAAGGTTGCTGATGCAATATCAGATTCAGTTTTAGATGAAATCATGATTAGGGATAAAAACTGCAGGGTAGCATGTGAAACTCTGGTTACAACTGGCCTTGCATTTATAGCAGGAGAAATTACAACCGATTGTTACGTTGATATGTCAGAAATCGTTAGAAATACAATAAGAGGCATAGGCTATAATTCTTCCCAAATGGGATTTGACTGGCAAACATGTTCTGTAATTACAAGCATTGGAAGGCAGTCTCAAGATATCGCTCAAGGAGTAAATTCTGATGATACACATTATAAAGAGCAGGGCGCTGGTGACCAAGGAATGATGTTTGGGTATGCATGTGATGAAACTCCTGAACTTATGCCAATGCCAATACTTTTTGCTCATAAATTGACTAAACGTATGGCTACTGTTCGTAAAAATGGCGCTGTAGATTTTTTAAGGCCTGACGGCAAATCCCAAGTTACTATAGAATATGAAGACGGAATACCTAAAAGAGTTGATACTATTGTTATTGCATCTCAGCATAAAGCTGATGTAACCTATGAAACATTAAAAGAATCAATCATAGAAGAAGTTATAAAAAAGGTTATTCCTAAACAAATGATTGATGGAGACACTAAATATCATATTAATGCTACTGGAAGATTTGTTGTAGGCGGACCTATGGGA
Encoded proteins:
- a CDS encoding methionine adenosyltransferase, whose translation is MANYLFTSESVTEGHPDKVADAISDSVLDEIMIRDKNCRVACETLVTTGLAFIAGEITTDCYVDMSEIVRNTIRGIGYNSSQMGFDWQTCSVITSIGRQSQDIAQGVNSDDTHYKEQGAGDQGMMFGYACDETPELMPMPILFAHKLTKRMATVRKNGAVDFLRPDGKSQVTIEYEDGIPKRVDTIVIASQHKADVTYETLKESIIEEVIKKVIPKQMIDGDTKYHINATGRFVVGGPMGDCGLTGRKIIVDTYGGVGRHGGGCFSGKDPSKVDRSGAYMSRYIAKNVVAAGLAKKCEIQVAYVIGVAHPVSVLVNAFGTEVVSLDIIESAIKEVFDLRPAQIIKKLDLLRPIYKKTSAYGHFGRNDSDFTWEKTDMADALKEKAGL